A window of Argopecten irradians isolate NY chromosome 14, Ai_NY, whole genome shotgun sequence contains these coding sequences:
- the LOC138307108 gene encoding sodium-dependent multivitamin transporter-like, with protein sequence MAFLKWEDYTIFIVTLTLSFGIGLFYSCRSRKQKTTRQFILGDGRMATLPVALSLLVTYESGIIMLGIPAEVYLYGMQWYMSVLGFLVANLLTYHLILPSQWKLNITSIFQYFELRYNSRGIRLFVTILSLLGMVNFLGNVVFVPAITLEVIADISMEISIIALMGIVLLYTIIGGFTAVIWTDVFQAILMFGGLFAIIIKGTIEVGGVASTWSKITESGRFNMLDFNPDPTIRQSFWSLFVGSAIAGFRLQFSQATFQRIKASQSLSVAKRMFLTASVLFIVMEALAVLSGGVMFAYYDTLGCDPLVAKQVRNPNQLMAWWVRDIFHDTPCLPGLFLAALYSASLSTMSSLLSASSAMFLEDIVKPYAKPMSEKTSIRLARFSVFLFGGLGVLVAFVISGMKGPISQILDVTAACTKGSSTGIMMMGWLVPSSNALGAIIGGTVSFLFVGWIAVGKITSSGTRVNIKLDPASTENCRMFNESGLISDFGQNLFNESELMSAYDQNVSDIVRNSIISTTQASTFISEPQGLDILYSLSYKWLLPVGILLVLIVGSITSRLQARQPVDPTLVVPVCDYLCCCLPERVRRKFRCGVKYPGIDEITDGVKAEPNETILLTEDRGKR encoded by the exons ATGGCGTTTTTGAAATGGGAGGACTACACCATATtcattgtgaccttgaccttgtctTTTGGAATCGGGCTCTTTTATTCTTGTCGGAGTAGAAAGCAAAAGACGACGAGGCAGTTCATTCTTGGCGATGGGCGTATGGCCACACTTCCGGTGGCTCTGTCGCTTCTGGTTACCTATGAATCTGGCATCATAATGTTAGGAATTCCGGCGGAAGTGTATCTGTATGGAATGCAGTGGTACATGTCCGTTTTAGGATTCCTTGTCGCCAATTTATTGACCTATCATCTAATACTACCGTCACAGTGGAAACTCAACATCACCAGCATATTTCAG TATTTTGAACTTCGGTATAATTCCCGTGGAATCCGATTGTTTGTTACAATTCTCTCACTGTTGGGTATG GTAAACTTTCTCGGAAATGTAGTATTTGTCCCGGCTATCACACTGGAAGTTA TTGCTGATATCTCGATGGAGATCTCTATCATCGCACTGATGGGAATAGTTCTACTCTATACAATTATT GGAGGTTTCACAGCTGTAATTTGGACAGACGTGTTTCAGGCCATTCTCATGTTTGGGGGATTATTCGCTATTATCATCAAG GGTACAATAGAAGTTGGTGGAGTCGCAAGCACCTGGTCCAAGATAACAGAAAGTGGACGGTTTAATATGCTAGA ttttaatcCTGACCCAACAATACGCCAGTCATTTTGGAGTCTTTTTGTTGGAAGTGCCATCGCTGGGTTCAGACTACAGTTTAGTCAAGCTACGTTTCAACGAATCAAGGCCTCACAATCCCTATCAGTAGCTAAACG aatGTTCTTGACTGCGTCCGTGCTATTCATTGTAATGGAGGCATTAGCTGTTCTGTCGGGAGGTGTGATGTTCGCTTATTATGATACACTTGGATGCGATCCTCTTGTGGCCAAACAAGTCAGAAACCCAAATCAG TTGATGGCATGGTGGGTCAGGGACATCTTTCACGATACTCCTTGCCTACCTGGACTATTCCTGGCAGCATTGTATAGTGCTTCACTGAG TACGATGTCATCCCTACTAAGTGCAAGTTCTGCCATGTTTTTGGAGGACATTGTCAAACCGTATGCTAAACCGATGTCAGAAAAAACCTCAATACGCCTTGCCCGGTTTTCAG TTTTTCTGTTTGGGGGACTTGGTGTCTTGGTTGCCTTTGTGATATCAGGAATGAAAGGACCCATATCGCAG aTACTTGATGTGACCGCCGCATGTACGAAGGGTTCGTCGACTGGTATAATGATGATGGGCTGGTTAGTGCCGTCATCAAACGCAttg GGGGCTATAATTGGCGGGACTGTGTCCTTCCTATTTGTCGGATGGATAGCAGTAGGGAAGATAACGTCATCAGGAACACGAGTAAATATCAAATTAGATCCTGCTTCAACAGAAAACTGTCGGATGTTCAACGAGTCAGGTTTAATATCTGACTTTGGTCAAAACTTGTTCAACGAGTCTGAGTTAATGTCTGCCTATGACCAAAACGTTTCAGATATCGTTAGGAATAGTATTATATCGACAACACAAGCATCCACCTTCATTTCAGAACC aCAAGGTCTAGACATTCTGTATTCGTTGTCCTATAAATGGCTGTTACCGGTCGGGATATTATTGGTATTAATCGTTGGATCGATTACAAGTCGTCTCCAAG CTCGACAGCCTGTTGATCCCACACTGGTTGTTCCGGTATGTGActatttgtgttgttgtttaccTGAAAGAGTCCGCCGGAAGTTCCGGTGCGGAGTGAAGTATCCTGGGATAGACGAG ATAACTGACGGAGTTAAAGCAGAACCGAATGAGACCATATTATTGACTGAGGATAGAGGAAAACGTTAA